From a region of the Deltaproteobacteria bacterium genome:
- a CDS encoding FHA domain-containing protein: MRATRERTAPRSWVVQVVGAAEPVQASLGARPIVVGAGRDCDLILDDPQVSRRHAELRATPEGVFVRDLGSTNGTFWQGSRVTEAVIPVGATVTFGATAVRIVPAEVPSVPPSPRRRFGGLVGRSLAMRELFAVLELAAPTDATVLIEGESGTGKELAARAIHDHSPRAHVPLVVVDCSAVTDTLLDSHLFGHVRGAFTGAVADRKGAFVEASGGTLFLDELGELSLPSQAKLLRALEDQTVQPVGSDRRIAVDTRVVAATNRDLARMVEEGTFRFDLFYRLAVVHARIPALRERPEDIPELVAHFYEGRGVDPGPIDGPNLDKLQRYAWPGNVRELRNVLERAWALSGPRGAAFRDLRLFLGTADAAPPAEFIDTSLPFKDAKERWVDGFERRYLAAVYAQYDRNITRAAEHAGINRRHFRELLRKHGIYEGP, from the coding sequence ATGCGCGCGACGCGCGAGCGCACCGCGCCGCGATCGTGGGTCGTGCAGGTCGTCGGCGCGGCCGAGCCGGTTCAGGCATCGCTCGGCGCGCGTCCGATCGTCGTCGGCGCCGGGCGCGACTGCGACCTGATCCTCGACGACCCGCAGGTGTCCCGACGCCACGCGGAGCTGCGGGCGACGCCGGAAGGCGTGTTCGTGCGCGACCTCGGGTCGACCAACGGCACGTTCTGGCAGGGATCGCGCGTCACCGAGGCGGTGATTCCAGTCGGCGCGACGGTGACGTTCGGCGCGACTGCCGTGCGAATCGTGCCGGCCGAGGTGCCGTCGGTGCCGCCGAGTCCGCGCCGGCGATTCGGCGGGCTCGTCGGCCGCAGCCTCGCGATGCGGGAGCTGTTCGCCGTGCTCGAACTCGCCGCGCCGACCGACGCGACCGTGCTCATCGAGGGCGAATCCGGCACCGGCAAGGAGCTGGCGGCGCGCGCGATTCACGACCACTCGCCGCGCGCGCACGTGCCGCTGGTGGTCGTCGACTGCAGCGCTGTCACCGACACGCTGCTCGACTCGCACCTGTTCGGTCACGTGCGCGGCGCGTTCACCGGCGCCGTGGCCGATCGCAAGGGGGCGTTCGTCGAGGCGTCGGGCGGCACCCTGTTTCTGGACGAACTCGGCGAGCTGTCGCTGCCGTCGCAGGCCAAGCTGCTGCGCGCGCTCGAGGACCAGACCGTCCAGCCGGTTGGCAGCGATCGTCGCATCGCGGTGGACACGCGCGTGGTCGCGGCCACCAACCGAGATCTGGCGCGCATGGTGGAGGAGGGAACGTTCCGGTTCGACCTGTTTTACCGGCTCGCCGTCGTCCACGCGCGCATCCCGGCGCTGCGCGAGCGGCCGGAGGACATTCCCGAGCTGGTCGCGCACTTCTACGAGGGGCGCGGCGTCGATCCGGGGCCGATCGACGGCCCGAACCTCGACAAGCTGCAGCGCTATGCGTGGCCGGGCAACGTGCGCGAGCTGCGCAACGTGCTCGAGCGGGCGTGGGCGCTGTCGGGGCCGCGCGGCGCCGCGTTTCGCGATCTGCGGCTGTTTCTCGGCACCGCGGATGCGGCCCCGCCGGCCGAATTCATCGACACCAGCCTGCCGTTCAAGGACGCAAAGGAGCGCTGGGTCGACGGGTTCGAGCGCCGCTACCTCGCGGCGGTGTACGCGCAGTACGACCGCAACATCACGCGGGCCGCCGAGCACGCCGGGATCAACCGCCGCCATTTCCGCGAACTGTTGCGCAAGCACGGGATCTACGAGGGGCCGTGA
- a CDS encoding chloride channel protein, producing the protein MDRTKLSDRLGHLLAPWRLETITSGIDVQSLWRWAKLSLIVGAFAGLAAAGAFYVLEWAEAAVLYRLVGLRNPPYGAGEHLFSHESAGPVVWWLVLLVPAAGGLCAGLLSWRFAPEARGHGTDAMIEAFHFKRGRIRARVPFVKLLASLFTLGTGGSGGREGPMAQMGAGFGSYLSDLLGLGVRERRLLLLAGAAGGISALFRAPLGAALWALEVLYRDDFESDGMFPCLISSVTAYSVFTSIFGQGSLFAAPVTYEFRPEQLVFYAALGLACAPLGVLWIKLFYGTERRVFDRLPVPPWLKPALGGLAVGALALALPWVFGGGYGWMQDALRTIDDPLRQLPVGYAGFGLLLGLAVAKMLATALTISSGGSGGVFAPSLFVGGFAGGAFGLLFHEWAPGIVDQPGAFVLVGMGAVYAGVSRAPIATIILVSELFGSYDLLVPLMFAEMITVLLLRRVTLYEQQVVNRLESPAHVADFTVDVLADLRVDGHYTKGRATETIPASMDLRTFLDRCAHSPDSFFVVRGPDGRLAGVASLGAVRAVVADQDVLDVFVVGDAMTPLVSVAPGDNLRTALDRFVQTGYDRLPVIDPDRPDEVLGVLSLHQVYSAYHAELLRRRLADEREPGRPATAA; encoded by the coding sequence ATGGACCGCACCAAGCTATCCGACCGGCTCGGCCACCTGCTGGCGCCGTGGCGCCTGGAGACGATCACGAGCGGCATCGACGTCCAGTCGCTGTGGCGGTGGGCCAAGCTGTCGCTGATCGTGGGGGCGTTCGCCGGGCTGGCCGCGGCGGGCGCCTTCTACGTGCTCGAGTGGGCCGAGGCGGCCGTGCTGTACCGCCTCGTCGGCCTGCGCAATCCGCCGTACGGGGCCGGCGAGCACCTGTTTTCCCACGAGTCGGCGGGCCCGGTGGTGTGGTGGCTGGTGCTGCTGGTGCCGGCCGCCGGCGGGCTGTGCGCCGGGCTGCTGTCGTGGCGGTTCGCGCCGGAGGCGCGCGGTCACGGCACGGACGCGATGATCGAGGCGTTTCACTTCAAGCGCGGGCGCATCCGCGCGCGCGTGCCGTTCGTCAAGCTGCTCGCGTCGCTGTTCACGCTCGGCACCGGCGGGTCGGGCGGCCGCGAGGGGCCGATGGCGCAGATGGGCGCCGGGTTCGGCTCGTACCTGAGCGACCTGCTCGGCCTCGGCGTGCGCGAGCGGCGCCTGCTGCTGCTCGCGGGCGCCGCGGGCGGCATCTCGGCGCTGTTTCGGGCGCCGCTGGGCGCCGCGCTGTGGGCGCTCGAGGTGCTGTACCGCGACGACTTCGAGTCGGACGGGATGTTTCCGTGCCTGATCTCGTCGGTGACGGCCTACTCGGTGTTCACGTCGATCTTCGGTCAGGGCTCGCTGTTCGCCGCGCCGGTCACGTACGAGTTCCGGCCGGAGCAGCTGGTGTTCTACGCCGCGCTCGGGCTGGCGTGCGCGCCGCTGGGCGTGCTGTGGATCAAACTATTTTACGGCACGGAGCGGCGCGTGTTCGACCGCCTGCCGGTGCCGCCGTGGCTCAAGCCGGCGCTCGGCGGTCTGGCCGTCGGCGCGCTCGCGCTCGCGCTGCCGTGGGTGTTCGGCGGCGGCTACGGGTGGATGCAGGATGCGCTGCGCACGATCGACGACCCGCTGCGCCAGCTGCCGGTCGGCTACGCCGGCTTCGGTCTGCTGCTCGGGCTCGCGGTCGCCAAGATGCTCGCGACCGCGCTCACCATCAGCTCGGGCGGGTCGGGCGGCGTGTTCGCGCCGTCGCTGTTCGTCGGCGGGTTCGCGGGCGGCGCGTTCGGGCTGCTGTTTCACGAGTGGGCGCCGGGCATCGTCGACCAGCCCGGCGCGTTCGTGCTCGTCGGCATGGGCGCCGTGTACGCCGGCGTGTCGCGCGCGCCGATCGCGACGATCATCCTCGTGTCGGAGCTGTTCGGCTCCTACGACCTGCTCGTGCCGCTGATGTTCGCGGAGATGATCACCGTCCTGCTGTTGCGGCGGGTCACGCTGTACGAACAGCAGGTCGTCAACCGGCTCGAATCCCCCGCGCACGTCGCGGATTTCACGGTCGACGTGCTCGCCGATCTGCGCGTCGACGGCCACTACACCAAGGGGCGCGCGACCGAGACGATCCCGGCGAGCATGGACCTGCGCACGTTTCTCGACCGGTGCGCGCACAGCCCCGATTCGTTCTTCGTGGTGCGCGGGCCTGACGGCCGACTCGCCGGCGTGGCGTCCCTCGGCGCCGTGCGCGCGGTGGTGGCGGATCAGGACGTGCTGGACGTGTTCGTGGTGGGCGACGCGATGACGCCGCTGGTGTCGGTCGCGCCGGGGGACAACCTGCGCACGGCGCTCGACCGATTCGTCCAGACCGGCTACGACCGCCTGCCGGTGATCGATCCGGACCGGCCGGACGAGGTGCTCGGCGTGTTGTCGCTACACCAAGTGTACTCGGCGTACCACGCGGAGCTGCTGCGCCGCCGACTGGCGGACGAACGCGAGCCGGGGCGGCCGGCGACGGCCGCGTGA
- a CDS encoding serine/threonine protein kinase codes for MTTTPLPIVGRRLGGYEVLYALKTGGMGEVVLARKVGAGGFEKLVAIKTVRTEYRQRDEVRRMFFDEARLVARLQHPAIAQVLDFGDDGGELYLVMEYVQGVRFGWLRDHRPPPAIAARAVAEALRGLHAAHELTDLAGNPLEVVHRDITPENLMLSFDGQVKVLDFGIALARGRQAPVTEFGTIKGKPPYLSPEQVKCEPLDRRTDIFSAAIVLYELLTGEPLFVADSVYAVARMIEHRDVPPPSAIAGPLPDGLDEAVLQGLAKRREERFQTAEAFARALDAVADRAGGESLVEYSRRELAAERERHRAWLRGVLAAVDSGLAEAARRGRASGVMTVPGEGAAEVLE; via the coding sequence GTGACGACCACGCCGCTGCCGATCGTCGGGCGCCGCCTCGGCGGCTACGAGGTGCTGTACGCGCTCAAGACCGGCGGCATGGGCGAGGTCGTGCTGGCGCGCAAGGTCGGCGCCGGCGGGTTCGAGAAGCTGGTCGCGATCAAGACGGTGCGCACCGAGTATCGCCAGCGCGACGAGGTGCGCCGCATGTTCTTCGACGAGGCGCGCCTGGTCGCGCGCCTGCAGCACCCGGCGATCGCGCAGGTGCTCGACTTCGGCGACGACGGCGGCGAGCTGTACCTCGTCATGGAATACGTCCAGGGGGTGCGGTTCGGGTGGTTGCGCGACCATCGACCGCCGCCGGCGATCGCCGCGCGCGCCGTGGCCGAGGCGCTGCGCGGGCTGCACGCGGCCCACGAGCTGACGGATCTGGCCGGCAACCCGCTCGAGGTCGTCCACCGCGACATCACGCCCGAGAACCTGATGCTGAGCTTCGACGGCCAGGTCAAGGTGCTCGACTTCGGCATCGCGCTGGCGCGCGGCCGCCAGGCGCCCGTGACCGAGTTCGGCACGATCAAGGGCAAACCGCCGTACCTGTCGCCGGAGCAGGTCAAGTGCGAACCGCTCGACCGGCGCACGGACATCTTCTCGGCGGCGATCGTGCTGTACGAGCTGCTCACGGGCGAGCCGCTGTTCGTCGCCGACTCCGTCTACGCGGTCGCTCGGATGATCGAGCACCGCGACGTGCCGCCGCCGTCGGCGATCGCCGGGCCGCTGCCGGACGGGCTCGACGAGGCGGTGCTGCAAGGGCTCGCGAAACGGCGCGAGGAGCGGTTTCAGACGGCCGAGGCGTTCGCGCGCGCGCTCGACGCGGTGGCGGATCGGGCCGGCGGCGAGTCGCTGGTGGAGTATTCGCGCCGCGAGCTGGCGGCCGAGCGCGAGCGCCACCGGGCGTGGCTGCGCGGCGTGCTCGCCGCGGTGGATTCGGGGCTGGCCGAAGCGGCGCGTCGCGGGCGGGCCAGCGGCGTGATGACCGTGCCCGGGGAGGGCGCGGCCGAAGTCCTTGAG